Proteins from a single region of Cytophagaceae bacterium:
- a CDS encoding gliding motility-associated C-terminal domain-containing protein — protein MSVWNKFFIISGIWLIGSASVIHGQTIPPEPSVCTTPPSGYLKGGRIGFDNTFFCMQASDNTIDVKINNNNDPALGSTLASPKFYFGIDNTFDINSPTGLLTTVGNSAIAKATEGVYWVLLEGTKNGQKYLSCKYTEVGKRSAPDVSVSNCTGNQYSVTINATNKQDFFTINWPDGSVEKVDARTTPLPITKTKAITSGTGVPEVQAAYYRFSNETCQSAFFRPVLDASDSPFIHTLIGENEGKSADIQFNRIIVGKTYDILGRVDNGNTSEPWLKLGEGLNGKATLTGLDPNLRYCFKTRTKNSCGNDVYSENTICSIKINADIKSSSEAEVRWNLPTEPNAIPSKLRLYKDEEGCNTCSGLALLSSNYATKYDAKNLVCSKTYLFMVQATYPVVIIEGTPTPIVVKSAQIKVNPKTNAVAKKPNDLVFVGFDPSDDQKVQIRIVDNSNPIDQLKYTFYRAENESTNFQKLGERTESSFDDVAISPDPKSYCYKYTVEDNCGVTSLMSDPFCTILLGSKTQGSLNWSPFLTPPDVYNSASPVDYSIEYFDEDFNAYILYQTTASLQESVQKLLSESETSEIKFRVMGQQMVDTDLYTNQRIFSYSNTFIIKVLPGMYIPTAFTPNGEGPAESETFKINSKFVSEGNIKIFDRWGGTIFEGNALTGEWDGTEANGITPAPAGNYLYVINAVSDTGLAFTMKGTVLLLR, from the coding sequence ATGTCCGTTTGGAATAAATTTTTTATCATTTCAGGGATTTGGCTAATTGGATCTGCCTCTGTTATTCATGGTCAGACTATTCCACCAGAGCCATCTGTTTGTACAACTCCTCCTTCAGGTTACCTTAAAGGCGGAAGGATTGGTTTTGACAATACATTTTTTTGTATGCAAGCCTCTGATAATACTATAGATGTAAAAATCAACAATAACAATGATCCCGCTCTTGGGTCAACACTGGCAAGCCCTAAATTCTATTTCGGAATTGATAATACTTTTGATATTAATAGTCCCACGGGTTTATTGACTACTGTTGGTAACTCGGCTATTGCCAAAGCAACTGAAGGTGTTTATTGGGTATTATTGGAAGGTACCAAAAACGGACAGAAATATTTGTCGTGTAAATATACCGAAGTTGGAAAAAGATCGGCTCCCGATGTAAGTGTTTCCAATTGTACAGGGAACCAATACAGTGTGACTATTAATGCAACAAATAAACAAGATTTTTTTACCATCAACTGGCCTGACGGAAGTGTTGAAAAGGTTGATGCCCGCACTACCCCATTACCAATTACAAAAACCAAAGCAATTACTTCAGGCACAGGGGTTCCTGAAGTGCAGGCTGCATATTACAGATTTTCCAATGAAACTTGTCAATCTGCGTTTTTCAGACCTGTCCTTGATGCTTCCGATTCGCCATTTATTCATACTTTGATTGGTGAAAATGAAGGTAAATCTGCAGATATTCAATTTAACAGGATTATAGTCGGGAAAACTTATGACATCCTGGGTAGAGTGGATAACGGAAACACCTCTGAACCCTGGCTAAAATTAGGAGAAGGCCTCAACGGAAAAGCCACTCTTACAGGTCTGGACCCTAACTTGAGGTATTGCTTCAAGACAAGGACTAAAAACAGTTGTGGCAACGATGTATATTCAGAAAATACCATTTGTTCGATAAAAATAAACGCTGATATTAAGTCATCTTCAGAAGCCGAGGTCAGATGGAATCTTCCCACTGAACCCAATGCAATACCTTCAAAATTAAGACTGTATAAAGATGAAGAAGGCTGTAATACCTGCTCCGGATTAGCATTACTTTCAAGCAACTATGCCACCAAATACGATGCAAAAAATCTGGTTTGTTCAAAAACCTATTTATTTATGGTCCAGGCTACTTATCCTGTTGTCATAATTGAAGGAACACCAACTCCTATTGTGGTTAAATCAGCTCAAATCAAAGTTAATCCCAAAACCAATGCAGTGGCCAAAAAACCCAATGACCTGGTTTTTGTTGGATTTGACCCAAGCGACGACCAAAAAGTTCAGATAAGGATTGTTGACAATAGTAATCCTATAGATCAATTAAAATACACTTTTTACAGGGCCGAAAACGAATCAACGAATTTTCAAAAATTAGGCGAAAGAACAGAAAGTAGTTTTGATGATGTGGCCATTTCACCAGATCCAAAATCATACTGCTATAAATATACAGTTGAGGATAATTGCGGGGTAACTTCGCTCATGTCTGATCCTTTCTGTACTATTTTGCTGGGCTCCAAAACGCAGGGTTCACTCAATTGGTCACCATTTTTGACTCCTCCTGATGTTTACAATAGTGCCTCACCTGTTGACTATAGTATTGAATATTTTGATGAAGACTTTAACGCTTACATTCTTTATCAAACCACAGCCTCATTACAGGAATCGGTTCAGAAGCTTCTCAGTGAGTCAGAAACCTCAGAGATTAAATTCAGAGTGATGGGCCAGCAAATGGTGGATACCGACTTGTACACTAATCAACGTATTTTTTCATACTCTAATACATTTATAATTAAAGTATTACCAGGAATGTATATCCCTACGGCCTTTACTCCTAATGGCGAAGGTCCGGCAGAATCAGAAACATTTAAGATAAACTCCAAATTTGTTTCTGAAGGTAACATAAAGATTTTTGACCGATGGGGCGGTACTATTTTTGAAGGCAATGCACTTACAGGTGAATGGGACGGCACCGAAGCCAATGGGATCACACCTGCACCTGCCGGAAATTACCTATATGTAATTAATGCCGTTAGCGATACAGGTCTGGCATTTACTATGAAAGGTACTGTTCTACTTTTAAGATAA
- a CDS encoding methylglyoxal synthase, giving the protein MNRKLEVRKKIALVAHDNKKAELVEWAKYNKATLNKHQLFATGTTGTMLEEVLDTHITKLLSGPLGGDQQIGALISEGKIDVLIFFWDPMAAQPHDPDIKALLRLGVVWNIPIASDRSTADFVLTSPLFHQKYEVQLPDYSAYLKRQV; this is encoded by the coding sequence ATGAACAGAAAACTTGAAGTTAGGAAAAAAATAGCATTGGTAGCTCATGACAACAAAAAAGCCGAATTGGTAGAATGGGCAAAATACAATAAAGCAACTTTAAACAAGCATCAACTTTTTGCTACCGGAACCACCGGCACAATGCTCGAAGAGGTCCTTGATACCCATATCACCAAGCTATTGAGTGGTCCTCTTGGCGGTGACCAGCAAATCGGGGCATTGATTTCAGAGGGCAAGATTGACGTACTTATTTTTTTCTGGGATCCTATGGCTGCACAACCTCATGACCCCGATATTAAAGCCCTTTTAAGGCTGGGAGTTGTATGGAATATTCCGATAGCCAGCGATCGCAGCACAGCTGATTTCGTACTTACATCGCCATTGTTTCACCAAAAATATGAAGTGCAACTGCCTGACTACTCGGCTTACCTAAAAAGACAAGTTTAG
- a CDS encoding uroporphyrinogen-III synthase, producing MTDNKKDSRLKKVESILITLENPGEKSLTYTDLVKVYNLKVDFRNFIDVKKVDHREFRKQKIDILAHTAIIFTSRHAVDHFFKLCEELRIEIPIEMKYFCITEQTANYLQKYITIRKRKIFSGNKTAADLEPFFLKHKNEKYLFPCSDIRNNSVPDILKKNGISLTEAVMYETVPADLSDLTEVFYDIICFFSPSGVSSLLHNFPDWKQNNTRLAAFGPTTAKAIRDFGLTLDIEAPLPNAPSMVGALELYIKKANNI from the coding sequence ATGACAGACAATAAAAAAGACAGCAGACTAAAGAAAGTAGAAAGCATTTTAATTACGCTGGAAAATCCTGGTGAGAAATCTCTGACCTATACCGATTTGGTCAAAGTTTACAATCTAAAGGTTGATTTCAGAAACTTCATTGACGTAAAAAAAGTAGATCACCGGGAATTTAGAAAACAAAAAATCGACATTCTGGCTCATACTGCTATTATTTTCACAAGCAGACATGCCGTAGATCACTTCTTTAAATTATGTGAAGAATTGCGGATTGAAATCCCAATAGAAATGAAGTATTTCTGTATCACTGAGCAAACTGCCAATTACCTTCAGAAATACATCACCATCAGAAAAAGAAAGATATTTTCAGGTAATAAAACTGCTGCTGATCTTGAGCCGTTTTTCCTTAAACATAAAAACGAAAAGTATTTATTCCCATGCTCAGATATTAGGAATAATTCGGTGCCGGATATTCTCAAAAAGAATGGCATTAGCCTTACTGAGGCTGTAATGTACGAAACCGTACCTGCCGACTTATCTGACTTAACAGAAGTTTTTTACGATATTATTTGTTTCTTTAGTCCATCAGGTGTAAGTTCGCTATTGCATAATTTCCCTGATTGGAAACAGAACAACACGCGGCTGGCGGCTTTCGGGCCTACAACTGCGAAAGCAATCAGAGATTTTGGCTTAACGCTTGATATTGAAGCTCCTCTTCCCAATGCACCTTCCATGGTGGGGGCACTTGAGCTTTATATTAAAAAAGCCAATAATATATAA
- a CDS encoding PorP/SprF family type IX secretion system membrane protein, giving the protein MLKKYSKILMLMFLCTYASAQTTPQFTQYLFNKFYLNPAAAGLGNQTQIQASLRSQYTGYLADFDQGGNNTISVFSADMPIQKLKGGLGVYFSNNQFSKIESKQEISLNYSFYKKINSNVISAGVGLGINNLRLLGENYKPRDDEDPIIPNSNINLKALNFSTGIFLQNPSYQVGLSAKNLLKPSYKIGEGTIEENPTIILTGKYDLGITYNLDISPMFLIKSNLVNYNTELGVLATYNQKYWGGVNYRWQDAISLLVGGNLLKNTVKLGYSIDFVNFGTEAKSTTSHEIFLRYLLASPKFGKKTIIKTPRYNF; this is encoded by the coding sequence ATGTTAAAAAAATACAGTAAAATACTGATGCTGATGTTTTTGTGCACTTATGCAAGTGCTCAAACAACTCCTCAGTTTACACAGTATCTTTTTAATAAATTTTATCTCAATCCTGCAGCAGCCGGGCTAGGGAATCAAACTCAGATTCAAGCTTCACTCAGATCACAATACACCGGCTACCTTGCCGACTTCGATCAGGGTGGCAACAATACAATATCGGTTTTTAGTGCCGATATGCCCATACAAAAACTCAAAGGCGGCCTGGGGGTTTATTTTTCCAATAATCAATTTTCAAAAATAGAAAGTAAACAGGAAATAAGCCTGAACTACTCTTTTTATAAAAAAATCAATAGCAATGTTATTAGTGCCGGAGTGGGACTTGGCATAAATAATTTGAGGCTCCTGGGTGAAAATTACAAGCCTCGCGATGATGAAGATCCGATTATTCCCAATTCTAATATAAATCTGAAAGCCCTGAATTTTAGTACTGGTATATTTCTTCAAAACCCTTCCTATCAAGTTGGTTTATCGGCAAAAAATCTACTTAAACCTAGCTACAAAATTGGTGAAGGTACAATTGAAGAAAATCCGACTATTATTTTGACTGGAAAATATGACCTTGGAATAACTTATAATTTAGATATAAGTCCAATGTTTTTAATAAAATCAAACCTTGTCAATTACAATACTGAGTTGGGTGTATTAGCTACGTACAATCAAAAATATTGGGGTGGAGTAAATTATCGTTGGCAAGATGCGATATCGTTATTGGTCGGAGGGAATTTATTAAAAAATACAGTCAAATTGGGCTATTCTATTGATTTTGTGAACTTTGGAACAGAAGCAAAATCAACAACATCTCATGAAATTTTCCTGAGATATTTATTAGCAAGTCCGAAATTTGGAAAAAAGACAATAATTAAAACACCGAGATATAATTTCTGA
- a CDS encoding DUF4271 domain-containing protein: MKSAIFYILGFFVSLQVLGTPAGPDRKYEVLHDYTHEWLIYNHDLGLFTPYFDENPAEKKSISLKINLDDYPNAFLIIKSKKNNSFLFFNNILKKQLSANHWTIFSLKELKRLTSRSELLLSIYGNASPSDLNVIIGYPGKGGEIQKSDKQESGLFNLTPRNEGPFRSGLVVIFIFNILIMSFLVSNYSKAYKKYFNLYDLTSPAPKENSFLVNKPLDRPNMFFIIFLSILSGFLAILLQQNQIFVIKDSFFFQNGSTFGIILTNFFKVSLIFFIAFVGKYFFILITGKLFNIEKIVDIHFFKILQSSIYFFTLFVIFILILQNTYWGKSIEFKYLVSFLFTVFYTARTFLVYLTINQKGNIKTLYLISYLCIVEVFPIIIGLRMFL, from the coding sequence TTGAAATCAGCTATTTTTTACATTTTAGGTTTTTTTGTTTCATTACAAGTACTAGGTACTCCTGCCGGACCTGATAGAAAATATGAGGTTTTGCATGATTATACCCATGAATGGCTTATCTATAACCATGATTTGGGATTATTTACACCCTACTTTGACGAAAATCCTGCTGAAAAAAAGTCTATATCTTTAAAAATAAATCTGGATGACTACCCAAATGCTTTTTTGATTATCAAATCAAAAAAAAATAATTCATTTCTATTCTTTAATAACATTCTAAAAAAACAATTATCTGCCAATCATTGGACGATATTTTCCTTGAAAGAACTTAAAAGGCTGACCTCCAGATCTGAACTATTATTGAGTATTTACGGAAATGCCTCACCCAGTGATTTAAATGTAATTATTGGCTATCCCGGAAAAGGTGGGGAAATTCAAAAAAGCGACAAACAAGAATCAGGTTTATTTAACTTAACGCCCCGAAATGAGGGTCCGTTCAGAAGCGGATTGGTGGTTATTTTTATATTCAATATTCTAATTATGAGCTTTTTGGTTTCAAATTACAGCAAAGCTTATAAAAAATATTTCAACCTTTATGATTTAACTTCTCCGGCACCAAAAGAGAACTCATTTCTGGTAAATAAGCCTCTTGATCGCCCCAATATGTTCTTTATTATTTTCCTGAGTATTTTGAGTGGTTTTTTAGCAATTTTGTTGCAACAGAATCAAATTTTCGTAATAAAAGATTCATTTTTCTTTCAAAATGGAAGTACTTTCGGAATCATTCTGACCAATTTCTTCAAAGTTTCCCTTATATTTTTTATTGCATTTGTGGGGAAATATTTTTTCATTTTGATTACTGGAAAACTATTTAATATAGAAAAGATTGTAGATATACATTTTTTCAAAATTCTTCAGTCTTCCATTTACTTTTTTACCCTATTTGTGATTTTTATTTTAATACTTCAGAATACATATTGGGGAAAAAGTATTGAATTTAAATATTTGGTAAGTTTCTTATTTACCGTCTTTTATACAGCAAGAACATTTCTGGTGTATTTGACCATAAATCAAAAAGGAAATATCAAAACTCTTTATTTAATTTCTTATCTTTGCATCGTGGAAGTGTTCCCGATTATCATAGGATTAAGAATGTTCCTGTAA
- a CDS encoding lamin tail domain-containing protein → MKSIRIHIILILIFATTHSWSQTHQLIITEIFADPTPSRGLPEKEFVEIKNATKEGIQIKGFKFIYGSTSSEFSSNILAPDERVIVCRAGNETAFESYGRVITLKNFSLSNEGNLLIIENPQKEYITSVNYSNSWYSKGREEGYSLEMIDESQACRGKENWASSVAAIGATPGGANSVGKILIDTELPFPVSQNNNGSILQIYFNENIDNKDFNIENFEIISGDFSIQKVVFHKFSTDFVEIFIDRVIEEGESLELKLKTLTDCIGNLNTDIILSFSNVPAPQQGEILISEILFNPAVGGEDFVEIKNISEKPLNLKNWKLAKRAKDGSFSGISLISSKDLIVKPTEYLAFSKNKTAVLSQYPESSVPDNIRELSSFPSLNNDQDLVLLLNENELVMDSVFYEEKMHNQQLNNLNGVSLERVNFKSNHSEKKNWQSAASDVGYATPGRKNSQEESENLSRDFWLENVVFNPYENAGNAVCKLNYQLPVQGAACNIAIIDRNGAIKKVLIKNGILGTSGMFNWDGTDHSGKLLPVGYYVFRIEVFSPEINKTYLVKTVLAAIN, encoded by the coding sequence ATGAAAAGCATAAGAATTCACATTATTCTAATTTTAATTTTTGCAACAACTCATAGTTGGTCACAAACACATCAACTCATCATAACTGAGATTTTTGCAGATCCAACACCCAGCCGGGGACTGCCCGAAAAGGAATTTGTTGAAATAAAGAACGCTACAAAAGAGGGTATTCAAATCAAAGGATTCAAGTTTATTTACGGAAGTACATCTTCTGAATTTTCTTCAAATATTTTAGCACCTGATGAACGGGTCATAGTTTGCAGAGCTGGAAATGAAACCGCATTTGAAAGTTATGGAAGGGTAATTACTTTGAAGAATTTTTCACTTTCGAATGAAGGGAATCTACTGATTATTGAAAACCCACAAAAAGAGTATATTACTTCGGTCAATTATTCCAATTCATGGTACTCCAAAGGACGTGAAGAAGGCTACTCTCTCGAAATGATCGATGAAAGTCAAGCTTGTAGGGGCAAAGAGAATTGGGCATCGTCTGTGGCGGCTATTGGTGCAACTCCCGGTGGTGCAAATTCTGTCGGAAAAATTTTAATTGACACCGAATTGCCATTTCCGGTTTCTCAGAATAACAATGGTAGTATTCTTCAAATTTATTTTAATGAAAATATTGATAATAAAGATTTTAATATTGAAAATTTTGAAATTATTTCCGGAGATTTTTCTATACAAAAAGTTGTCTTTCATAAATTTTCGACTGATTTTGTGGAAATTTTTATTGACAGAGTAATAGAAGAAGGGGAGTCTTTGGAATTAAAATTAAAGACCCTAACCGACTGTATTGGTAATCTAAACACAGATATTATTCTGAGTTTCTCAAATGTGCCGGCACCCCAACAAGGTGAGATATTGATTTCTGAAATATTATTTAACCCGGCAGTTGGCGGAGAGGATTTTGTAGAGATTAAAAACATCTCTGAAAAACCATTAAACTTAAAAAATTGGAAACTCGCCAAAAGAGCAAAGGATGGTTCTTTTTCCGGTATTTCGTTAATTTCTTCCAAAGATTTAATTGTTAAGCCTACCGAATATTTAGCATTTTCAAAAAATAAAACTGCAGTATTATCCCAATACCCCGAAAGTAGTGTGCCAGACAATATTAGGGAATTGAGCAGTTTCCCTTCATTAAATAATGATCAGGACCTGGTGTTACTTCTAAATGAGAATGAGCTTGTAATGGATTCTGTTTTTTATGAAGAAAAAATGCACAATCAACAGTTAAATAACCTCAATGGGGTGTCATTGGAAAGAGTGAATTTTAAATCAAATCATTCTGAAAAAAAGAACTGGCAGTCAGCTGCATCTGATGTAGGCTATGCTACGCCTGGCCGAAAAAATTCTCAGGAAGAATCTGAAAATTTAAGTCGTGACTTTTGGCTTGAAAACGTTGTTTTTAATCCTTATGAAAATGCCGGAAATGCGGTTTGCAAACTCAATTACCAGCTACCGGTTCAGGGAGCGGCATGCAACATAGCTATCATTGACCGCAATGGTGCCATAAAAAAGGTATTGATAAAAAATGGCATTTTGGGAACTTCCGGGATGTTTAACTGGGACGGAACCGACCATTCAGGCAAGCTCCTTCCTGTAGGTTATTATGTATTTAGAATCGAAGTTTTTTCTCCTGAAATCAACAAAACGTATCTTGTAAAAACTGTTTTGGCCGCTATCAATTGA